The following coding sequences lie in one Schistocerca serialis cubense isolate TAMUIC-IGC-003099 chromosome 12, iqSchSeri2.2, whole genome shotgun sequence genomic window:
- the LOC126428037 gene encoding uncharacterized protein LOC126428037, with protein sequence MSVKEALCIVSKVFEGNKKDLREFIENVDAAFELVKPEEHETLLKFVKAKITGEARSRLQVRERTGTWQEVNHVLEENYASKRTIDYYACKIFQARQGQGEPIAMWASRIDEMQGDFREAVNRVTARENLKGAIELVDSLGRACFIQGLSNDRIQTIVRSRGDEITLAAAVELALQEESAILSMRERGLAPRITYTRNKEAVKNMRESKELRCFNCGLRGHIASKCRKSRPEHRVRAMTGKEFTNFCYGCDRPGHTDMECWVRLTKVHPIDVREFRGNDRETDGGLREWRCPQCNLPGNCGVPCTRVKDVACFKCKRQGHYAKDCHEGPWHAWRNGRVPVSSKTGKVVQGN encoded by the coding sequence ATGTCAGTGAAAGAGGCCCTATGTATTGTGTCGAAAGTGTTCGAAGGGAACAAGAAGGATTTAAGAGAATTTATCGAAAATGTAGATGCAGCTTTTGAATTAGTAAAGCCTGAGGAACACGAAACGTTATTGAAGTTCGTGAAAGCAAAGATAACCGGTGAGGCCAGGTCGAGATTGCAGGTGCGTGAACGCACAGGTACGTGGCAAGAGGTGAATCACGTTTTAGAAGAAAATTATGCCAGTAAGCGTACTATAGACTACTACGCATGTAAAATTTTCCAAGCCAGACAGGGACAAGGGGAACCGATAGCAATGTGGGCAAGCAGAATTGATGAAATGCAGGGAGACTTTCGCGAAGCGGTAAACAGAGTtacggccagagaaaacttgaaaggTGCAATAGAACTAGTTGACTCCTTAGGAAGAGCGTGTTTTATACAGGGTTTAAGTAATGACAGAATACAAACAATAGTGAGAAGTAGAGGCGATGAAATCACGTTGGCAGCAGCAGTGGAGTTGGCACTGCAGGAGGAGAGTGCGATATTGTCCATGAGAGAGCGGGGACTAGCCCCGAGGATAACGTACACTCGAAATAAGGAAGCTGTAAAAAACATGAGAGAAAGTAAAGAGTTGAGATGTTTCAATTGTGGGCTGAGAGGTCACATAGCGAGCAAGTGTAGGAAAAGCAGGCCAGAGCATAGAGTACGAGCCATGACAGGTAAAGAATTTACAAACTTTTGCTATGGGTGTGACAGGCCGGGACACACAGACATGGAATGCTGGGTGCGGTTAACGAAAGTTCACCCGATAGATGTAAGGGAATTCAGAGGGAATGATAGAGAAACCGATGGAGGGTTACGAGAGTGGAGATGTCCACAGTGTAATTTACCAGGGAACTGCGGAGTTCCGTGCACAAGAGTAAAAGATGTTGCATGCTTTAAGTGTAAGCGGCAGGGCCACTACGCGAAAGACTGCCACGAAGGGCCCTGGCACGCCTGGAGAAATGGCAGGGTGCCAGTATCGAGCAAAACAGGAAAGGTAGTACAGGGAAACTAA